Proteins from a single region of Megachile rotundata isolate GNS110a chromosome 7, iyMegRotu1, whole genome shotgun sequence:
- the LOC100874754 gene encoding uncharacterized protein LOC100874754: MFRSIVGILFVALALLQTVSTIDISKYKSVRLEFSSTDGVTQPKLGEDRGSGFIGDFIAGQRYSDEIVFRRVVEFENPTNTIQTTTLNISVSNAIIHYISARNAPGSYAVICNDSNSLGSSNGSITLRVSPNSTSSITLVVAAHSQLRMI; this comes from the exons ATGTTTCGTTCGATTGTTGGTATCCTCTTCGTGGCCCTGGCCCTGCTTCAGACCGTTTCTACTATCGATATTTCCAAGTACAAGAGCGTTCGATTGGAATTCAGCAGCACCGATGGCGTAACGCAACCAAAATTG GGTGAAGATCGCGGATCAGGGTTCATCGGAGATTTCATTGCCGGCCAACGTTACTCGGATGAAATAGTATTTCGTCGAGTTGTCGAATTTGAGAATCCTACCAATACTATTCAAACCACAACATTGAACATAAGCGTTTCCAATG CAATCATCCACTACATTAGTGCAAGAAATGCGCCCGGAAGTTACGCTGTGATCTGTAACGATTCGAACAGTTTAGGATCATCAAATGGCAGCATCACCCTTCGAGTTTCACCGAATTCGACATCTTCGATAACTTTAGTCGTCGCAGCACACAGTCAATTGCGTATGATATAA
- the LOC105663559 gene encoding uncharacterized protein LOC105663559, with translation MEVENPDRSLPFLDTLITRKADGTLGHKVYRKPTHTNRYLHATSHHHPSQKNSVITSLIHRATYISEKKENLANGLEHIRSTLQQNGYSRHRINRTIDRLTNQTTKPTHKHMTDTHDKEHAITFLPYIQGTTDRIGIILRKHNIRTVFTTHTKIGQLLTSPKDPQPQLSTPGVYKIPCSCGQVYIGETGRSVNTRLKVHERCARLGYIQSAVAEHQITTRHEILFDKTEVLAKTSAYLPRKHREAIEIRKHPNNINRETGYHINPIWHTLFPVF, from the coding sequence ATGGAAGTAGAAAACCCGGACCGTTCACTACCTTTCCTCGACACCCTAATTACTAGAAAAGCAGACGGAACCCTTGGGCATAAGGTTTACAGAAAACCTACGCATACCAACAGATACCTACATGCTACATCCCACCACCATCCTTCCCAAAAGAATTCCGTAATCACATCTCTCATCCACAGAGCAACCTACATTAGCGAAAAAAAAGAGAACCTGGCCAATGGACTGGAACACATCAGGTCTACGCTACAACAAAACGGTTACTCCAGACACAGAATTAATCGCACCATAGACCGACTGACCAACCAAACAACAAAACCGACACACAAACATATGACGGACACACACGACAAAGAACACGCAATTACCTTCTTACCATACATTCAAGGTACGACGGACCGCATAGGCATAATCCTCAGGAAACACAACATTAGGACTGTTTTCACAACTCATACCAAAATAGGACAACTCCTCACCTCTCCCAAAGACCCGCAGCCGCAGCTGTCTACACCAGGGGTATACAAAATCCCATGCTCATGCGGCCAAGTATACATCGGCGAAACTGGGAGGAGCGTGAACACCAGACTCAAGGTACATGAGCGTTGCGCCAGGTTGGGCTACATTCAATCAGCCGTGGCGGAACACCAGATTACCACTAGGCACGAAATCTTGTTTGATAAAACCGAAGTTTTGGCAAAAACATCAGCCTACCTTCCCCGGAAGCACAGGGAAGCAATAGAAATACGGAAACACCCGAACAACATCAACCGGGAAACAGGATATCACATTAACCCAATCTGGCACACGCTCTTCCCAGTTTTTTAA